The following are from one region of the Ignavibacteriota bacterium genome:
- a CDS encoding T9SS type A sorting domain-containing protein encodes MKNFVFIALILSISKFLTAQSSMIYEPGSSIEVTTGADICADNVMIQGTYTGSGTLCNGPLPVELTLFTAALNKNEINLFWKTETEVDNFGFNVERRVKESEWTKISFIEGHGNSNSPKEYNYTDKDLFANGSKFQYRLKQIDTDGQFEYSDIVEVEVVPTQYDLSQNYPNPFNPTTTIRFSLPQAEQLKINLYNMLGELVKTLADGTYEIGYHKILVDAASLPSGTYVYRIESPGFVQVKKMVLLK; translated from the coding sequence ATGAAAAATTTTGTTTTTATTGCACTCATACTCAGTATATCAAAATTTTTGACAGCACAAAGTTCGATGATTTATGAACCAGGAAGTTCAATTGAAGTAACTACGGGTGCTGATATTTGTGCAGACAATGTGATGATTCAAGGGACTTATACTGGTTCAGGGACCTTGTGTAATGGTCCACTACCTGTTGAATTAACTTTATTTACGGCAGCACTGAATAAAAATGAGATTAATCTTTTCTGGAAAACAGAAACGGAAGTTGACAATTTTGGTTTCAATGTCGAACGAAGAGTAAAGGAAAGTGAATGGACCAAAATTTCATTCATCGAAGGACACGGTAACTCAAATTCACCAAAGGAGTACAACTACACGGATAAAGACCTGTTTGCTAACGGAAGTAAATTTCAATACAGGCTGAAGCAAATAGATACAGATGGTCAATTTGAATATTCCGATATTGTTGAAGTCGAGGTAGTCCCGACACAATATGATCTGTCACAAAACTATCCAAATCCATTTAACCCAACTACTACAATCAGATTTTCATTGCCGCAGGCAGAGCAGCTAAAAATTAATTTATACAATATGCTCGGTGAACTGGTAAAAACTTTAGCTGATGGAACTTATGAAATTGGATATCACAAAATTTTAGTTGATGCAGCAAGTCTTCCGAGTGGAACTTATGTCTACAGAATAGAAAGCCCAGGCTTTGTTCAGGTAAAAAAGATGGTATTGTTAAAATAA
- a CDS encoding DUF971 domain-containing protein, giving the protein MIPRTIKLKDKSFLEILWEDESISLIDLKYLRDECPCATCKGETVLLKTYRSPVKKMITPEMYLIKNIEVVGEYAIQITWKDGHNTGIYTYEYLQELDKGQASEKKQDYDTLL; this is encoded by the coding sequence ATGATACCAAGAACAATTAAACTGAAAGATAAATCCTTTCTTGAAATATTGTGGGAAGATGAAAGCATTAGCTTGATTGATCTTAAATATTTAAGAGATGAATGTCCATGTGCAACCTGTAAAGGCGAAACAGTGCTTCTTAAAACATATCGTTCACCGGTAAAAAAAATGATAACACCCGAAATGTATTTGATTAAGAATATTGAGGTGGTCGGTGAGTACGCTATCCAGATTACATGGAAAGACGGACATAATACAGGTATTTATACTTATGAATATTTACAGGAATTAGACAAAGGTCAGGCATCCGAAAAGAAGCAGGACTATGATACTCTTCTATGA
- a CDS encoding T9SS type A sorting domain-containing protein translates to MKTIHYLIIALFLTEIVFAQSIVIGTGSVLDIGTGSDVCAGVYGNIQGTVTGNGTQCGQSLQQTFQLTVAVSNGWNMVSVPGLHPINQNVDTWWAFRDLSANVFKYATGYQTVTDVTPGIGYWMKHAGNRTYNTGDEWPAGGIQIVTHDPVTAAAGWNMIGGYELSVTASLVSTNPPGLQSGPIYKYSSGYSVATTLDPGYGYWIKLTGAGQIIIPESLSKEDKQKEFFPDSWGKILLTDAEGRHYTLYAIKEDSPDKGNRVDLAQYELPPSPPSGMFDIRYGSGRIAEDINSSTKTIDMSGVTYPLTVRVENIDLRFQDETGKNINSVLKSGESLEITNPLVNKLNVTKDILPKEYTLEQNYPNPFNPTTTIQFSVPKQTQLKINIYNTLGELVATIADGMYQAGYYKIMFDASKLSSGTYIYRLESSDFVEVKKMILIK, encoded by the coding sequence ATGAAAACAATACATTATTTAATCATAGCGTTGTTTTTAACAGAAATAGTTTTTGCTCAGAGCATAGTAATAGGTACCGGGTCGGTATTAGACATTGGCACTGGCTCTGATGTTTGTGCAGGTGTTTATGGAAATATTCAAGGCACAGTTACAGGAAATGGAACGCAGTGTGGTCAATCCCTTCAGCAAACATTTCAATTGACTGTTGCTGTTTCAAATGGCTGGAATATGGTATCTGTACCAGGTTTGCATCCGATTAACCAGAACGTGGATACCTGGTGGGCATTCAGAGATTTGTCTGCAAACGTATTTAAGTACGCAACTGGTTATCAAACAGTAACAGACGTAACACCGGGAATTGGATACTGGATGAAACACGCAGGAAACAGAACATACAACACAGGAGATGAATGGCCTGCAGGAGGAATACAAATAGTTACACACGATCCTGTAACAGCAGCAGCAGGATGGAATATGATTGGCGGATATGAATTGAGTGTAACAGCTTCACTTGTGTCAACCAATCCACCTGGATTACAGAGCGGACCAATTTATAAATATTCAAGTGGATATTCAGTTGCAACAACACTCGATCCGGGATATGGTTACTGGATAAAGCTGACGGGTGCAGGTCAGATAATAATACCTGAGTCATTGTCAAAAGAGGACAAACAAAAAGAATTTTTCCCTGATAGCTGGGGAAAGATACTTCTGACAGATGCGGAAGGCAGGCATTATACTTTGTATGCAATTAAAGAAGACTCACCAGATAAAGGGAATAGAGTTGACTTAGCGCAATATGAACTTCCGCCATCACCGCCATCGGGAATGTTTGACATAAGATATGGAAGCGGAAGAATAGCAGAAGATATAAACAGTTCAACGAAAACAATAGATATGTCCGGAGTAACATATCCTTTAACGGTAAGAGTAGAAAACATTGATTTAAGATTTCAGGATGAAACTGGAAAAAATATCAACTCTGTATTGAAATCGGGCGAAAGTTTGGAGATAACAAATCCGCTGGTAAATAAATTGAATGTAACAAAAGATATATTACCCAAAGAATATACTCTTGAACAGAACTATCCTAATCCGTTTAATCCAACTACAACGATTCAGTTTTCAGTACCCAAACAAACTCAATTAAAAATAAACATATACAATACACTTGGTGAACTTGTTGCAACAATAGCAGATGGAATGTATCAAGCCGGATATTATAAAATAATGTTCGATGCAAGTAAACTCTCAAGCGGAACTTACATTTATCGTCTGGAAAGCAGCGACTTCGTTGAGGTTAAAAAAATGATTCTTATCAAATAG
- a CDS encoding T9SS type A sorting domain-containing protein: protein MKLRFTIPVVLIFIAGLSFAQQKSYKDKQMIITPDGKLLLRADGSIISQDYKKEITNQIQSFNDAPIGTPFSWDGNLGFSAAGPDYNVRAIAVSGSDVFVGGSFVDAIADANADHIVRYNQKNNTWQSLGTGLNNTVHAIAVSGNDVYVGGEFTDAGGNLNADYIARWDGSSWNALGTGLNDVVYAIAISNNNVFVGGDFTSAGGNFEADYIVEWNGTSWDPMGQLDGSVYALCPYGSSVFVGGAFTSSSDATADYFAMYDGTDWGSLGGSLNNKVYAIAVSDNNLYIGGAFTNADGHPNADAIARFDLSSFSGWDALGTGLITNEYPDFSVRSLAVSGDDLYAGGYFYSPYNSTFTYTAQWNGTTWNSLSSNVGRCEALALSGTDLFVGTVYGLMRWFGAYAEGLYSGVQSPHTHGTGFLEFNTLNDSTSISIELNSGSGLTGVFNVFCYENKPVNADGSILPIANHRWIIQQKGIPDDQIAGNIRIKIVDLPDSSGIIYPGNSGIGIFHRLTPGRGQFTDLTPWTDYDYNTGEYVTSFSGTGEFSIGLQSTIDGLIDNDEYGFHIEGQNMITSDGKTWYMKSDDYFFYIGISNYTNSSEAINFYLDNSGIYPVNYPDNDLGTITGSPEEGINSNLPFRADFFAYIKPSYDEYKYANQFGGWGLINSATNSFVKNYSDPNNVFEFAIPLSSLPVSTNQSNIPLEYYNWLGFITNTVSISSRVPSNINPSGIANDLVWYYQSSIYNSSPFTDNSYTHIGPSIPAMGSFNCKDFTFYSPGKAIDRTSGVWNIDGDLWMYDGILTFQNSDSVNTASFMMGGGTTNFSYGSSDAPLFIEYNLWQWELGGTININSGHYLTFVTPPFGGSGIFDSREVFQNIRINNPGGVHLQNDMKIKESLNLLNGNIQTITYDTFYVILDTNAVFNSSGGFINGGLVKYIPLSPGPNGGDSPDNLITTFSMGTQNGPSPVTIDFSSVTSPGKLIVEVYQNNHPNTVDSSEALNRFWRITKDNSLTFTTANITFGYQPEDFNGVTFVEANDEAAMVVGKYDAGSWSFPNISSRVPGGSNDGGSISVSGITSFSDFTFAKDPSALPVELESFTAKASGKTILLNWQTKTEVNNFGFNVERRINEGEWNFIKFIEGHGNSNSPKEYNYTDKDLFANGSKFQYRLKQIDTDGQFEYSDIVEVEVVPTQYDLSQNYPNPFNPTTTIRFSLPQAAQLKINLYNMLGELVKTLANGTFEIGYHKIVVDASDLPSGTYIYRLESSEFVQVKKMILLK from the coding sequence ATGAAATTAAGATTTACAATTCCTGTTGTTCTAATCTTTATAGCCGGATTATCTTTTGCACAGCAAAAATCTTATAAAGATAAACAGATGATAATTACACCTGATGGTAAATTACTATTACGCGCAGACGGAAGTATTATTTCTCAGGATTATAAAAAAGAAATTACCAACCAAATTCAATCGTTTAATGATGCCCCAATCGGTACACCTTTTAGCTGGGATGGAAATCTTGGTTTTTCTGCAGCCGGTCCGGATTATAATGTTCGGGCAATTGCAGTATCGGGTTCTGATGTTTTTGTTGGAGGAAGTTTCGTTGATGCGATAGCAGATGCAAATGCTGACCATATTGTTCGTTATAATCAGAAAAACAATACATGGCAATCACTTGGAACAGGATTAAACAACACCGTGCACGCAATAGCAGTTTCAGGAAATGATGTTTATGTTGGAGGCGAATTTACTGATGCAGGCGGAAATTTAAATGCAGATTATATCGCCCGCTGGGACGGAAGTAGTTGGAATGCACTTGGAACCGGATTAAATGATGTTGTTTATGCAATAGCAATTAGCAATAATAACGTTTTCGTTGGTGGAGATTTTACAAGTGCCGGAGGAAATTTTGAAGCAGATTATATTGTCGAATGGAACGGCACTTCCTGGGATCCAATGGGGCAATTAGATGGTTCTGTTTATGCGCTTTGTCCTTACGGATCCTCAGTTTTTGTGGGAGGAGCTTTCACTTCTTCCAGCGATGCAACAGCTGATTATTTTGCAATGTATGATGGCACTGATTGGGGCAGCCTTGGAGGTAGTTTAAATAACAAAGTATATGCAATTGCCGTTTCAGATAATAATTTATATATAGGCGGTGCTTTCACAAATGCTGATGGGCATCCAAATGCTGATGCGATTGCGCGTTTTGATTTGTCGAGTTTTTCCGGTTGGGATGCATTAGGCACTGGCTTAATAACAAATGAGTATCCGGATTTTTCGGTAAGATCATTAGCAGTCTCAGGTGATGATTTATATGCTGGTGGATACTTTTACAGCCCATACAATTCAACTTTTACATATACTGCTCAATGGAACGGAACGACTTGGAATTCTCTCAGCAGTAATGTTGGGAGGTGTGAAGCCCTTGCACTTTCCGGTACAGATTTATTTGTTGGTACCGTGTACGGTCTTATGAGATGGTTCGGTGCTTACGCTGAAGGTTTGTACAGTGGTGTTCAAAGTCCTCATACTCATGGGACAGGGTTTTTAGAATTCAATACCTTAAATGATTCAACATCAATTAGTATTGAACTTAATTCTGGTAGTGGTCTTACAGGTGTATTTAATGTTTTTTGTTATGAAAATAAACCGGTAAACGCTGATGGTTCGATACTTCCAATTGCTAATCATCGCTGGATAATTCAACAAAAGGGAATTCCAGACGATCAGATTGCAGGCAACATAAGAATTAAAATTGTTGATTTGCCGGATAGCAGTGGAATAATATATCCGGGTAACAGTGGTATAGGTATTTTTCATCGCCTTACACCTGGTCGTGGTCAATTTACTGATTTAACGCCCTGGACGGACTATGATTATAATACTGGTGAGTACGTTACTTCTTTTTCAGGTACAGGTGAATTTTCAATTGGTTTACAAAGTACCATTGATGGATTAATTGATAACGATGAGTATGGTTTTCATATCGAAGGACAGAATATGATTACAAGTGATGGCAAAACATGGTATATGAAATCTGATGATTATTTTTTCTATATCGGTATTAGTAATTATACAAACAGTTCTGAGGCTATAAATTTTTATCTGGATAATTCAGGCATTTACCCGGTTAATTACCCTGACAATGATTTAGGAACGATTACCGGTTCACCTGAAGAAGGAATTAACTCCAATCTTCCTTTCAGAGCTGATTTTTTTGCGTATATAAAACCAAGTTATGATGAATATAAATATGCTAATCAGTTTGGAGGATGGGGCCTAATTAATAGTGCTACTAATAGTTTTGTAAAAAATTACAGCGATCCAAATAATGTTTTTGAATTTGCAATCCCATTATCGAGCTTACCTGTTTCAACAAATCAGTCTAATATTCCTTTAGAATATTATAATTGGCTTGGATTCATCACAAACACTGTTTCAATTTCTTCACGAGTTCCATCGAATATTAATCCTTCGGGGATTGCAAACGATCTGGTATGGTATTATCAATCTTCAATCTATAATTCTTCTCCATTTACTGATAATAGCTATACACATATAGGTCCTTCAATACCAGCAATGGGAAGCTTTAATTGCAAGGATTTTACTTTTTACTCACCAGGGAAAGCTATTGACAGAACAAGCGGTGTGTGGAATATAGATGGTGATTTATGGATGTATGATGGAATACTGACATTTCAGAACAGTGATTCAGTGAATACTGCTTCATTTATGATGGGAGGTGGAACAACAAACTTCTCTTACGGTTCCTCCGATGCACCGTTATTTATAGAATATAATCTTTGGCAGTGGGAATTGGGAGGTACAATTAATATAAACAGCGGGCATTATCTGACATTTGTTACACCACCATTTGGAGGTAGTGGTATTTTCGATAGTCGGGAGGTTTTTCAGAATATTAGAATTAATAATCCCGGCGGAGTGCATCTCCAGAACGATATGAAAATAAAAGAATCTCTCAATTTGTTGAACGGAAATATTCAGACAATTACGTATGATACCTTTTATGTTATTTTAGATACGAATGCTGTTTTCAACAGCAGTGGTGGATTTATCAATGGTGGATTAGTTAAATATATACCGCTTTCACCAGGTCCAAATGGAGGAGATTCACCGGATAATCTCATAACCACTTTCTCGATGGGAACTCAGAACGGTCCTTCGCCGGTTACAATTGATTTCAGTAGTGTAACTTCACCCGGCAAATTAATAGTTGAAGTTTATCAGAATAACCACCCAAACACAGTTGATTCTTCTGAAGCATTGAATCGTTTCTGGAGGATTACCAAAGATAATAGTCTTACATTTACAACTGCGAACATAACTTTTGGTTATCAGCCTGAAGATTTTAATGGTGTTACTTTTGTTGAAGCAAATGATGAAGCAGCTATGGTTGTAGGTAAGTATGATGCTGGCAGCTGGTCGTTCCCAAATATTTCTTCACGCGTACCAGGCGGCAGTAATGATGGTGGATCAATATCTGTTTCCGGTATTACTTCCTTTTCGGATTTTACTTTCGCAAAAGATCCATCTGCTTTGCCTGTTGAACTTGAGTCGTTCACTGCAAAAGCTTCGGGGAAAACAATTCTTTTAAATTGGCAAACCAAAACTGAAGTAAATAATTTTGGTTTCAATGTCGAACGAAGAATAAATGAAGGAGAATGGAATTTCATTAAATTCATCGAAGGACACGGTAACTCAAATTCACCAAAGGAGTACAACTACACGGATAAAGACCTGTTTGCTAACGGAAGTAAATTTCAATACAGGCTGAAGCAAATAGATACAGATGGTCAATTTGAATATTCAGATATTGTTGAAGTCGAGGTAGTCCCGACACAATATGATCTGTCACAAAACTATCCAAATCCATTTAACCCAACTACTACAATCAGATTTTCATTGCCGCAGGCAGCGCAGCTAAAAATTAATTTATACAATATGCTCGGTGAACTGGTAAAAACTTTAGCTAACGGGACTTTTGAAATCGGATATCATAAAATCGTAGTTGATGCGTCAGACCTTCCGAGCGGAACTTACATTTATCGTTTAGAGAGCAGTGAGTTCGTTCAGGTGAAAAAGATGATACTGCTCAAATAA
- a CDS encoding HlyC/CorC family transporter, producing MSLYIVELVVFIISVFFAGLITAGEIALSSFGENKIDELKERGDNIWQKFQIVHKNPEPYYGTIHLLYLIFIISSVVFGFLLSAKLINPDITEPTVGFYDNSFRLIISFVLTIVTIASLLTIFSYLIPKALGFKYSNFLGRIFVVTLIPVSKLFIVPARLLNKISDIILLPFKERTNFAQTKPSEDEILDIIADGVKSGAIDEKEEEIIQNIIEFNDLKAGEVMVPRTEMISIDINESDETLLKGIILKGHTLIPVYEDSIDNIVGILHSKDVIKLLIESGSISSIKNLIRPAYFIPETKLISEILTEMQQRGERLAIVSDEYGGTEGVITIEDILEEIVGEIKNDSITEQKEYYKFPDNKYFVLGSMQITDFNEVFNLSLPESDEYNTIAGFIAEQSGKILSLNETVEYENVKFELIKKIRQKMVQFKIYSEVKEFKEK from the coding sequence ATGAGTTTATACATAGTTGAATTAGTCGTTTTTATCATTTCAGTTTTCTTTGCCGGATTGATTACAGCCGGAGAGATTGCGCTGTCATCTTTCGGTGAGAACAAAATAGATGAACTTAAAGAAAGAGGAGATAATATCTGGCAAAAATTCCAGATAGTTCACAAAAACCCCGAACCTTATTACGGAACAATTCACTTATTGTATTTAATATTTATTATTTCATCAGTAGTATTTGGATTTCTTCTTAGTGCTAAACTGATTAACCCCGATATTACGGAGCCAACAGTAGGTTTTTATGATAATTCATTTCGTTTAATTATTTCTTTTGTTTTAACGATTGTAACGATTGCTTCTCTGCTGACAATATTCAGCTATCTGATTCCAAAAGCACTAGGATTCAAGTATTCGAATTTTTTGGGAAGAATATTTGTAGTTACACTTATCCCGGTGTCGAAGTTATTCATTGTTCCTGCAAGACTTTTGAATAAAATTAGTGATATCATTCTTCTTCCTTTCAAAGAAAGAACAAACTTTGCGCAGACAAAACCATCTGAAGATGAAATACTGGATATAATTGCTGACGGAGTTAAATCGGGAGCGATAGATGAGAAGGAGGAAGAAATAATTCAGAACATAATCGAATTTAATGATTTGAAAGCCGGTGAAGTAATGGTTCCCCGTACTGAAATGATTTCAATAGATATTAATGAATCTGATGAAACATTATTGAAAGGAATAATTTTAAAAGGTCACACACTAATTCCGGTTTATGAAGATTCAATTGACAATATTGTTGGAATACTACATAGTAAAGATGTAATAAAACTTCTGATTGAATCAGGTTCAATCTCTTCCATAAAAAATTTAATACGACCGGCTTATTTTATTCCTGAAACAAAATTGATCTCTGAAATTCTTACAGAGATGCAGCAGCGCGGCGAAAGACTTGCAATTGTATCTGATGAATATGGCGGAACTGAAGGTGTTATTACCATTGAAGATATTCTTGAAGAAATAGTCGGCGAAATAAAGAACGATTCAATCACAGAACAAAAAGAATATTATAAATTTCCTGATAACAAATATTTTGTTCTTGGTTCAATGCAGATTACAGATTTTAATGAAGTGTTTAATCTTTCTCTTCCTGAGTCTGACGAGTACAATACAATTGCCGGATTTATTGCAGAGCAATCAGGTAAAATTTTAAGCTTGAACGAAACAGTTGAATACGAAAATGTAAAATTTGAATTGATAAAAAAGATCAGGCAGAAGATGGTGCAGTTCAAAATTTATTCTGAAGTCAAAGAGTTCAAAGAAAAATAA
- a CDS encoding T9SS type A sorting domain-containing protein has protein sequence MKLKSQLIFTLIIFITISIRINSQSFTWLGTLGGDESEAFAVSNDGSIVVGESKNSNDEDRAFRWTVSGGMQTLSGTSNIESMASSISSDGTIIVGTTEDEFGTEKAFRWTETNSLEYLTQLGGDPFIESDAQGISADGSRIVGQIQNTSGEYRGFIWAESFGMKELDVLIGGDSTSLVNSIDGDGSLLVGWSSDENYNQRPVDWRDYISNAMPIPVISGNGVAEAISENGTYAVGRIIMNGNEMHGFRWHKVPPGYWDPEVDLGFLSGITNPEVCYALDVSDDGLVVGFTTGQNPNGIVAFLWGQINTLTNVMYDLNVVYSNLINQSGYLLQANTITPDGRFIVGQGYRPSLQRYEAFLLDRGEPTSVNESNLALDKYSLEQNYPNPFNPSTTISFSIPNESFVSLKIFNSLGEEVEELVNETKPAGKYSIDFNASELTSGVYFYRLRTKGPEINSEQGIIQTRKMILVK, from the coding sequence ATGAAACTCAAATCTCAATTAATATTTACGTTGATAATATTTATCACAATTTCAATTCGGATTAATTCACAATCGTTTACCTGGTTGGGTACATTGGGCGGTGATGAAAGTGAAGCCTTTGCTGTTTCGAATGACGGTTCTATTGTAGTTGGTGAAAGTAAAAACAGCAATGATGAAGATAGAGCATTTCGTTGGACTGTTAGTGGAGGAATGCAGACACTGAGTGGAACATCGAATATTGAAAGCATGGCAAGTTCGATTTCGTCAGACGGAACAATAATAGTAGGAACAACCGAAGACGAATTTGGAACCGAGAAAGCTTTTCGTTGGACTGAGACAAATTCACTTGAATATTTAACGCAATTAGGCGGTGATCCATTCATAGAAAGTGATGCACAGGGTATTTCTGCTGATGGCTCAAGAATAGTTGGTCAGATACAAAATACTTCTGGCGAATACAGAGGGTTTATATGGGCTGAATCTTTTGGTATGAAAGAACTGGATGTGTTAATTGGTGGAGATTCAACATCACTAGTTAATTCCATTGATGGTGATGGCAGTTTATTAGTTGGATGGTCGTCAGATGAAAATTATAATCAGAGACCTGTTGATTGGAGAGATTACATTAGTAATGCAATGCCTATTCCCGTAATATCGGGTAATGGTGTAGCAGAGGCGATTTCTGAAAATGGAACCTACGCAGTTGGCAGAATTATAATGAACGGAAACGAAATGCACGGATTCAGATGGCACAAAGTACCACCTGGATATTGGGATCCCGAGGTCGATCTTGGATTTTTGTCAGGTATTACCAACCCGGAAGTTTGTTATGCTCTCGATGTTTCAGATGATGGTCTTGTTGTTGGTTTTACTACAGGGCAAAATCCTAATGGAATAGTTGCATTTTTATGGGGACAAATAAACACTTTAACCAATGTGATGTACGATCTGAATGTTGTTTATTCAAATCTAATAAACCAATCAGGATATTTACTGCAAGCAAACACGATCACACCGGATGGAAGATTTATAGTTGGACAGGGCTATCGTCCGTCTTTACAGAGGTATGAAGCTTTTTTACTCGATAGGGGAGAGCCGACATCTGTTAATGAATCAAATTTAGCTTTAGATAAATATTCTCTAGAACAAAATTATCCCAACCCATTTAATCCTTCAACAACAATATCATTTTCAATTCCAAATGAAAGTTTCGTTTCTCTAAAAATTTTCAATTCATTGGGAGAAGAAGTGGAGGAGTTAGTGAATGAGACTAAACCAGCTGGTAAGTATTCAATAGACTTTAATGCAAGTGAGTTGACTAGTGGAGTGTACTTTTATCGATTGAGGACGAAAGGTCCTGAAATAAATTCAGAACAAGGAATAATCCAGACAAGGAAGATGATTCTTGTTAAATAA
- a CDS encoding RNA methyltransferase, which produces MISKNELQYYSSLLTKKHRKSEKKFIVEGKKSVSEGLNSSYNCEIIFITHKFADEDDDVISELSNVRTKIISLKQKEFEKISDTKTPQGIAAVFAKSELEFSPELLSNEKLIVMLDNISDPGNLGTILRTCDWFGVKNILLSDNIVDFTNPKVIRSSMGSVFHVNIFENILADHLTSLKAAGCEILCADIEGENVFTYKSDRQKILILSSESHGPSKEFEKISDKKICIPKIGDAESLNVASASAVLLAQLTK; this is translated from the coding sequence ATGATCTCCAAAAATGAACTCCAATATTATTCTTCGCTTCTGACAAAAAAGCATCGCAAATCTGAAAAGAAATTTATTGTTGAAGGAAAGAAATCTGTATCAGAAGGATTAAACAGCAGTTATAATTGTGAAATCATTTTCATCACTCACAAGTTTGCTGATGAGGATGACGATGTAATTTCAGAATTAAGCAATGTCAGAACGAAAATTATTTCGTTAAAACAAAAAGAGTTTGAAAAAATTTCGGATACAAAAACTCCACAAGGGATTGCAGCGGTATTTGCAAAATCTGAACTGGAATTTTCACCGGAATTACTTTCAAATGAAAAATTAATTGTGATGCTCGATAATATTTCCGACCCCGGCAATCTTGGAACAATTTTGAGAACTTGTGATTGGTTCGGAGTAAAAAATATTTTGTTAAGTGACAACATAGTTGACTTCACAAATCCAAAAGTTATCCGCTCATCAATGGGTTCTGTTTTTCACGTTAATATTTTTGAAAATATTTTAGCCGATCATCTGACTTCACTTAAAGCAGCAGGGTGTGAAATTTTGTGCGCGGATATTGAAGGCGAAAATGTTTTTACTTACAAAAGTGATAGACAAAAAATTTTAATACTTTCGAGTGAATCTCACGGACCATCAAAAGAGTTTGAGAAAATCAGTGATAAAAAAATCTGTATCCCAAAAATCGGGGACGCAGAATCGCTGAATGTTGCTTCAGCATCTGCTGTACTGCTCGCCCAGTTGACAAAATAA